Proteins encoded within one genomic window of Macrobrachium nipponense isolate FS-2020 chromosome 9, ASM1510439v2, whole genome shotgun sequence:
- the LOC135218173 gene encoding protein fem-1 homolog CG6966-like, whose product MAARDCNGYKSHGQTFPSGVKYCVERVKEGRDSILCTAALLGHTNCVRILVEYRGADVEELGSVSTGGPLLSGVSPLWCAAFEEHYWVIAYLLSKGANPNGNTSFYSTPLQAACELGYFHIVRLLVEHGAYIEAADDRAVTCLMLASFGGHLEIVKYLLEVGADVNGKNIEGEGALHACAKAGHLEVMKLLLEHNAWMGADYSGLTPLLVASSRGHRDMVEYLLSRNDLVSAKEKADALELLGASLFNSTEDIVATVNYWKSAINQRYVNGALIYPKTQDNLSCPSDEEFSEVNTLEDLENIELDPQEVQLQALLVMERILGPGHLQTMKNINKIGIAHGIEEMELIISALNNADDYVRSKHKSHVDQFIMIVLHFLVPFTRLQPDLPDCQRHTVKKAMYTLVKKGLRNSLGSTPLQVACSPEFEEIEDPDLPMSATPRAEVVNLLLETGSDPSATDNEGNTPLHAIAKNEECPKGIVDALLSRGAHLDAKNGQGQTFASLRADQGQPVSQLVNVVRHTSLQCLAAACIKSQGISYKGILHPRLEQFVDMH is encoded by the exons ACGTTTCCATCGGGAGTTAAGTACTGCGTTGAGAGAGTCAAGGAGGGGCGGGATTCGATACTGTGCACGGCAGCTCTTCTTGGACACACAAACTGCGTCAGGATCCTCGTTGAATACAGAGGCGCAGACGTCGAAGAACTGGGCTCAG TTTCTACTGGAGGGCCTCTTCTGTCTGGAGTTAGTCCTTTATGGTGCGCTGCTTTCGAAGAGCATTACTGGGTTATTGCCTATCTTCTTTCTAAAGGCGCCAATCCAAATGGCAATACAAGTTTCTACAGCACTCCATTGCAAGCTGCATGTGAGCTAGGGTACTTCCATATTGTCAGACTTCTTGTGGAACATGGGGCCT ATATCGAGGCTGCTGATGACCGCGCTGTCACTTGTCTGATGCTTGCTTCCTTCGGCGGCCATTTGGAAATCGTGAAGTACCTTTTGGAAGTGGGCGCTGATGTCAATGGCAAAAACATAGAAGGCGAAGGTGCACTCCACGCCTGCGCAAAGGCAGGACATCTGGAAGTAATGAAACTGCTGCTGGAACACAACGCTTGGATGGGTGCCGACTATTCTG GATTAACGCCTTTGCTTGTGGCCAGCTCTCGTGGTCATAGGGACATGGTAGAATATCTGTTAAGTAGAAATGACCTGGTATCTGCAAAGGAGAAAGCTGATGCATTGGAGCTACTTGGAGCTTCCCTTTTCAACAGTACGGAAGATATAGTCGCTACAGTTAATTACTGGAAATCAGCAATCAATCAGAG GTACGTCAATGGCGCCCTCATATATCCAAAAACCCAAGATAATTTGTCTTGTCCTTCAGATGAAGAGTTCAGTGAAGTCAACACCTTGGAGGATTTAGAAAATATAGAATTAGATCCTCAAGAAGTTCAATTGCAGGCACTTCTCGTGATGGAAAGGATTTTAGGCCCTGGTCACTTGCAAACAAtgaagaatattaataaaatagggATTGCTCAT GGAATCGAAGAAATGGAGCTGATTATTTCTGCATTGAACAATGCTGACGATTATGTAAGGAGCAAACACAAATCTCACGTGGACCAGTTTATCATGAtagttttgcattttttggtgCCGTTTACGAGATTGCAGCCTGACCTCCCTGACTGCCAGCGGCACACAGTGAAAAAAGCAATGTATACGCTAGTTAAGAAGGGTCTCAGGAATTCCCTGGGTTCGACTCCTTTGCAAGTCGCTTGCTCCCCAGAATTTGAGGAAATTGAAGATCCGGATCTGCCTATGTCTGCCACTCCCAGAGCGGAAGTCGTGAACCTTCTGCTAGAGACTGGCTCTGATCCCAGTGCCACAGACAACGAAGGTAACACACCTCTCCACGCAATTGCCAAGAACGAAGAGTGTCCCAAAGGTATAGTAGACGCCCTCTTGTCAAGAGGGGCTCACTTAGATGCTAAGAATGGTCAGGGCCAGACGTTCGCATCCTTGAGAGCTGACCAAGGGCAGCCAGTATCTCAGTTAGTAAATGTTGTTCGTCACACCTCTTTGCAGTGCCTGGCTGCAGCGTGTATTAAGAGTCAGGGTATTTCTTACAAGGGCATCTTACATCCTCGACTTGAGCAGTTTGTTGACATGCACTGA